The Chitinophagales bacterium genome has a window encoding:
- a CDS encoding Error-prone repair protein ImuA, whose protein sequence is MSSMIVKGDVIQQLQEQVLVMQGLKKNNADYSPEIGLGKIEASFPGGVFPIGAIHEFISRNNEDAAATNGFISGMLGRFMKKNSISLWVSKKRNVNPAALIFFGIKPDSVIFIDLARTKDALWVVEEALKCEAITCVVAELSDLSFVESRRLQLAVEKSRVSGFIHRYQPRNENNLACMTRWKIRTSPSDPGNGMPGVGFPRWNIELIKVRNGIPMSWQVEWSPNGLYFIEESHSTLSLLATSKTG, encoded by the coding sequence ATGAGCAGTATGATAGTTAAAGGGGATGTGATTCAGCAATTACAGGAGCAGGTTCTTGTTATGCAGGGGCTTAAAAAAAACAATGCAGATTATTCACCGGAAATTGGTTTGGGTAAGATTGAGGCATCATTTCCCGGAGGCGTGTTTCCCATTGGTGCTATTCACGAGTTTATTAGCAGGAACAATGAGGATGCAGCGGCAACAAATGGTTTTATCTCCGGCATGTTGGGGCGCTTCATGAAAAAAAACAGTATTTCTCTTTGGGTAAGTAAGAAGCGTAATGTCAATCCTGCGGCACTGATTTTTTTTGGTATTAAACCCGACTCTGTCATTTTTATTGATCTGGCAAGAACAAAAGATGCACTTTGGGTAGTTGAAGAAGCACTGAAATGCGAAGCGATAACTTGTGTGGTGGCCGAGCTATCAGATCTGAGTTTTGTTGAATCCAGGCGACTTCAGCTTGCTGTGGAAAAAAGCAGGGTTTCTGGTTTTATCCATCGTTATCAACCAAGAAATGAAAATAATCTGGCATGTATGACGCGATGGAAGATAAGAACATCGCCAAGTGATCCGGGTAATGGAATGCCTGGTGTAGGATTCCCAAGGTGGAATATTGAACTTATAAAGGTGCGTAATGGTATTCCGATGTCATGGCAGGTCGAATGGTCACCCAATGGTCTGTACTTTATTGAGGAAAGTCATTCAACTCTGTCATTATTAGCCACGTCAAAAACCGGTTGA
- a CDS encoding peptidase M19, with amino-acid sequence MNQFSIDMHCHPAMKPFGKSFSTKKVGENSTNRHHKTSIWFYDPPNPLERLLQRLLGLVKFTQCDFTTLSNGKVRCICASIYSIERSFVRLNTGTGVLTDFISNLASSLGKDRINFLQSNKDYFSDVENEYDFYLQLHNKEIKFGNIKRKYVLIKSYTDLQEAMMLNEDKTEVETVYVIMSIEGLHNLNAGNGDTPDEVEVLDNLRKMKSWTYRPFYVTFAHHFYNELCGHAETMSDFFQDLMTRQEPGMNTGFTPLGRKVMKEVLDNTDGNRMLIDIKHMSYLSRTEYINYLKTEHAAEYARKEIPLIISHGACNGMQSRDNPNATPGLEYTASRMYSADINFYDDELLEVVRSGGIIGLQLDERRIASKQYKKSLRLELASDSARKHSNSKMLWNNIRHIVELLDMHDMFAWDNIAIGSDNDGMIDPMNMFWTSGDMDALVQYIERHAFNYFNDPETKLKNSYNRIDPSEVIQRIFHSNSMEFFRKYFK; translated from the coding sequence ATGAATCAGTTTTCTATTGATATGCATTGCCACCCCGCGATGAAGCCATTTGGCAAAAGTTTCTCAACAAAAAAAGTAGGGGAGAATTCCACCAACAGGCATCATAAGACCTCTATTTGGTTTTATGATCCGCCCAACCCATTGGAGCGCCTGTTGCAGCGTTTGCTCGGATTAGTAAAATTTACACAGTGCGACTTTACAACACTGTCAAATGGTAAAGTGCGTTGTATCTGTGCCTCTATTTATTCTATCGAGCGGTCATTTGTAAGGCTGAATACAGGTACAGGTGTCCTCACCGATTTTATCAGCAACCTGGCATCCAGCCTGGGCAAGGACCGCATCAACTTTTTGCAGAGTAACAAAGATTATTTTTCAGATGTTGAGAACGAATATGATTTCTACCTGCAATTGCATAATAAGGAGATAAAGTTTGGCAACATAAAGCGGAAATATGTACTCATTAAAAGCTATACAGATTTACAGGAAGCTATGATGCTTAATGAGGATAAAACGGAGGTTGAGACAGTGTATGTTATTATGAGTATAGAAGGGCTGCACAACCTGAATGCGGGTAACGGCGATACACCGGACGAAGTTGAAGTATTAGACAATCTGAGAAAAATGAAGTCATGGACGTACAGGCCGTTTTATGTTACGTTCGCACATCATTTTTATAACGAGCTTTGCGGCCATGCAGAAACAATGTCTGACTTTTTCCAGGACCTGATGACACGCCAGGAGCCGGGTATGAATACGGGTTTCACACCATTGGGCAGAAAAGTAATGAAAGAGGTACTGGACAATACCGATGGCAACAGGATGCTGATCGATATCAAGCATATGAGCTATCTGTCAAGAACAGAATATATCAATTACCTGAAAACGGAACACGCAGCAGAATATGCACGCAAAGAGATCCCGCTCATTATAAGTCATGGCGCATGCAATGGCATGCAAAGCAGGGATAACCCTAACGCAACTCCCGGGCTGGAATATACTGCTTCGAGAATGTATTCAGCTGATATCAACTTTTATGACGATGAACTGCTGGAGGTGGTCAGGAGTGGTGGCATCATCGGCTTACAACTGGATGAAAGAAGAATAGCATCCAAACAATATAAAAAATCCCTGCGCCTGGAGCTGGCATCAGATAGTGCGCGTAAACACTCCAACAGCAAAATGCTGTGGAACAACATCAGACATATTGTTGAATTGCTGGACATGCACGATATGTTTGCCTGGGACAACATAGCAATTGGTAGTGATAACGATGGTATGATAGATCCTATGAATATGTTCTGGACATCAGGAGATATGGATGCCCTGGTACAGTATATAGAGCGGCATGCCTTCAACTATTTTAACGATCCGGAAACCAAACTAAAGAACAGCTACAACCGCATAGATCCTTCAGAAGTGATACAGCGTATATTCCATTCTAACTCAATGGAGTTCTTCCGGAAATACTTTAAATAG
- a CDS encoding DNA polymerase Y family protein yields MAKRYLSLWFSHLLTDYQVRCRPKLKDSPFVLATPERGRMVVKAANNIARQNGVHPDMVVADCRALLPTVRVLDYEEGRNNKLLHALAEWCIRYTPSVAVDRPDGLLLDISGCPHLWGGETPYFEEIILKLKLLGYSVRGGIADTIGCAWAVARYGQATIIPTGKQVGAIISLPPAALRLEQSVIQRLEKLGLYKVQNFITMPRSALRRRFGEQLLIRLGQAIGQEIETIEPVVPVVPYQERLPSLDPICTATGIEIAIKDLLAKLCKRLEHEHKGLRSCIFQAFRIDGNIQRLTIGTNSPSRNVMHLFRLFEVKLETIEPALGIELFLLEAPVVEDLPTSQEAFWDGSGKDEKIIAELLDRISCRFGTSAIRRFLPDEHYWPERSVKQAPSLTDKPVTQWRTDMPRPLHLLSVPEMIEVTVPMPDYPPMLFSHKGKLHRIIKADGPERIEQEWWLNEGLYRDYYCVEDDKGARYWLFRSGSYQSTEPKWFVHGFFA; encoded by the coding sequence ATGGCAAAGAGGTATTTATCATTATGGTTCAGTCATTTGTTGACAGATTACCAGGTGCGCTGCCGGCCGAAATTAAAAGATAGCCCTTTTGTACTGGCAACGCCTGAACGTGGCAGGATGGTAGTAAAAGCTGCTAATAATATTGCTCGGCAAAACGGTGTACATCCCGACATGGTGGTAGCCGATTGCAGGGCTTTGTTGCCAACTGTCAGGGTATTGGATTATGAGGAGGGCAGGAACAATAAGCTATTACATGCTTTGGCTGAATGGTGCATACGGTATACACCTTCTGTTGCTGTGGATAGACCGGATGGGTTATTACTTGATATAAGTGGTTGTCCGCACTTATGGGGTGGTGAAACACCTTATTTTGAAGAAATTATCCTAAAACTGAAATTATTGGGTTATAGTGTTCGGGGGGGAATAGCTGATACTATCGGCTGTGCGTGGGCTGTTGCACGATACGGCCAGGCTACTATCATTCCTACTGGTAAACAAGTTGGAGCGATCATCTCTCTCCCGCCGGCGGCACTACGACTGGAGCAAAGTGTTATTCAACGTCTCGAAAAACTTGGATTATACAAGGTGCAGAACTTTATTACCATGCCTCGCTCGGCACTGCGCAGGCGTTTTGGCGAGCAGTTACTTATCCGGTTAGGGCAGGCTATCGGTCAGGAAATAGAAACCATTGAACCCGTTGTTCCTGTTGTACCGTACCAGGAACGACTGCCTTCATTAGATCCTATTTGCACAGCCACAGGTATTGAAATTGCGATTAAAGACTTGCTTGCAAAGTTGTGCAAGCGACTTGAGCATGAGCATAAGGGACTACGTTCTTGTATATTTCAAGCTTTCAGGATTGACGGTAATATTCAACGATTAACTATTGGCACTAATAGCCCTTCAAGGAATGTGATGCATCTTTTCCGGTTGTTTGAGGTGAAATTGGAAACTATAGAACCCGCACTGGGAATTGAGTTATTTCTGTTAGAAGCCCCTGTTGTTGAAGATTTACCGACCTCTCAGGAAGCATTCTGGGATGGCTCAGGAAAAGACGAGAAGATTATTGCTGAATTACTCGACAGGATATCTTGTCGATTTGGAACATCTGCTATTCGACGATTTTTACCTGATGAGCACTATTGGCCGGAGCGGTCAGTAAAGCAGGCCCCTTCTTTGACGGACAAGCCCGTAACACAATGGCGTACAGATATGCCGAGGCCACTCCATTTGTTGTCGGTTCCCGAAATGATCGAGGTAACTGTACCGATGCCGGACTATCCACCCATGCTGTTTTCTCATAAAGGGAAGTTGCATAGGATAATAAAAGCGGATGGGCCGGAACGCATTGAACAAGAATGGTGGCTGAATGAAGGTTTGTATAGGGATTATTACTGTGTAGAGGATGATAAAGGTGCAAGGTATTGGTTGTTTCGGTCAGGAAGCTATCAGTCAACTGAACCTAAATGGTTTGTACATGGATTTTTTGCATGA
- a CDS encoding error-prone DNA polymerase, with protein MKYTELQVTTNFSFLRGGSHPEEIVQQALALGYTEIAITDRNTLAGIVRAHSAAKEENIRIIPACRIDLLDGTSLLAYPMDMAAYARLSALLSEGNLRAEKGECYLQKADVYRYAQGIKFIAVPPDTLNEHFEFEQDFITDLQEYKARLNDQLYLAVTRSYLANDNKRLFRLDQLSKQLSIPIVATNDVHYHTPQRRELQDILTCIRDKCTIYNAGYRLWQNAERYLKPATEMHRLFRQHAEAIERTQDFVAACTFSLDELQYIYPEEITSDGRNPQQELEYLTWNGAKEKFGAHIQQHIKETILYELNFIERKNYAAYFLTVHDFVRFARGRNILCQGRGSAANSVVCYCLGITSVDPSKFKLLFARFMSDARNEPPDIDVDFEHERREEVIQYIYEKFGRDRAAIVATVTQVHYRGAVRDVAKAMGLSLDAINRLSNSGWEFTDNWMSGKGVTSEGFDPNDPHIRKVLQLTHQYIGFPRQLGQHTGGFIITQGKLSDLCPILNARMQDRTCIEWNKDDIETLGFLKVDVLALGMLTCIRKAFELVDRHYGQNLTLANIPQDDTAVYEMISHADTVGVFQIESRAQMSMLPRLRPKCFYDLVIEVAIVRPGPIQGDMVHPYLRRRNGEEPIEYPSKELKDILGRTLGVPLFQEQAMEIAIVAAGFTPAEADQLRRSMATFKAKGLVSQFEKKLIDGMTANGYTEEFAKRVFKQLEGFGSYGFPESHAVSFALLVYVSSWIKCYYPDVFATALLNSMPMGFYQPAQIVIDAKKHGVEVCPVDINLSDWDNVLEEKRGKFYTIRLGFRQVKGLHVDDMRLLVSKRGHGYRDINALVDAGVSNAALEQLADADAFRSLGLDRRQALWQVSALADSPTGAFIGQLSETFSEQISLPTMSLPEHVIQDYSSTSLSLKAHPVSFVREKLSMLGVVANNDLAAYNDGDSIKVAGLVLVRQRPGTASGIVFITIEDESGIASLVVFSKIFQQYRKEITQCRLLMVEGKLQREGEVTHVIAARCHDVSGLLHNMVDLQQKASEIQTLSRADEDRENYRSKDNRVIKQRVVQAEIFPAGRNFK; from the coding sequence ATGAAATACACAGAATTACAGGTCACAACCAATTTCAGCTTTCTGCGAGGCGGGTCGCATCCCGAAGAAATAGTACAGCAGGCGCTGGCTTTAGGTTATACTGAAATTGCTATAACTGATCGCAATACACTGGCAGGTATTGTGCGGGCACATAGCGCTGCAAAAGAAGAAAATATTCGTATCATTCCCGCTTGCAGAATCGACTTGCTGGATGGTACAAGCCTGCTGGCATACCCTATGGATATGGCTGCTTATGCAAGACTTTCTGCATTATTGTCAGAAGGAAATTTAAGGGCGGAAAAAGGTGAATGTTATTTGCAAAAAGCTGATGTATACCGCTATGCTCAGGGAATAAAATTTATCGCTGTTCCTCCGGATACTTTAAATGAGCATTTTGAATTTGAACAAGACTTTATTACTGATCTGCAGGAGTATAAAGCCAGATTGAATGATCAGCTTTATCTGGCTGTAACTCGTTCTTACCTGGCAAATGATAATAAAAGGTTGTTCAGGCTGGACCAGTTATCAAAGCAATTGTCTATCCCGATTGTCGCCACAAATGATGTGCATTATCACACTCCTCAACGAAGAGAGCTTCAGGATATATTGACATGTATTCGTGACAAATGCACAATTTATAATGCAGGTTATCGTCTCTGGCAGAATGCAGAACGGTATTTAAAACCGGCAACAGAAATGCATCGTTTGTTCAGGCAGCATGCTGAAGCAATTGAGCGTACACAGGATTTTGTTGCTGCATGCACTTTTTCCCTGGATGAACTACAATATATTTATCCTGAAGAGATCACGTCAGACGGGCGTAATCCGCAGCAGGAACTTGAATATCTGACATGGAATGGTGCTAAAGAAAAATTCGGTGCTCATATTCAGCAGCATATTAAGGAAACTATACTGTATGAGTTGAATTTTATTGAACGGAAGAATTATGCTGCATACTTTCTGACCGTTCACGATTTTGTACGATTTGCAAGAGGTCGGAATATCCTATGCCAGGGCCGTGGATCTGCCGCCAACTCTGTTGTGTGTTATTGTCTTGGTATTACTTCTGTTGACCCTTCAAAATTTAAACTTTTGTTTGCGCGTTTTATGTCTGATGCCAGGAATGAACCACCTGACATTGATGTAGATTTTGAACATGAACGCAGAGAAGAAGTGATACAGTATATATACGAGAAATTCGGCCGGGACAGGGCAGCAATTGTGGCTACCGTAACACAGGTGCATTACCGCGGTGCAGTAAGGGATGTTGCAAAAGCTATGGGGTTGTCGCTGGATGCTATCAACCGGCTATCTAATTCTGGCTGGGAGTTTACTGATAACTGGATGAGTGGTAAAGGAGTAACCTCAGAAGGTTTTGATCCTAACGACCCGCATATCCGGAAGGTTTTGCAGCTTACACATCAGTATATAGGTTTCCCGCGCCAGTTAGGGCAGCATACTGGTGGTTTTATTATTACCCAGGGTAAGCTTTCTGATCTTTGCCCGATACTCAATGCACGTATGCAGGACAGAACTTGTATAGAATGGAACAAAGATGATATTGAGACGTTGGGCTTTTTAAAGGTAGATGTTCTCGCTCTTGGCATGCTTACCTGTATCAGGAAGGCATTTGAACTGGTAGACCGACATTATGGACAGAACTTGACATTGGCGAATATACCGCAAGACGATACTGCAGTATATGAAATGATAAGCCATGCCGACACAGTAGGTGTGTTCCAGATAGAAAGCCGTGCACAAATGTCAATGCTGCCACGTTTACGACCTAAATGCTTTTATGATCTGGTAATAGAGGTGGCGATCGTACGGCCCGGACCGATACAGGGTGATATGGTGCATCCATATTTGCGTCGCCGTAATGGTGAAGAGCCGATTGAATATCCATCGAAAGAACTGAAGGACATTTTAGGACGAACACTTGGAGTGCCATTATTCCAGGAACAGGCTATGGAAATAGCTATTGTTGCAGCAGGTTTTACACCCGCTGAAGCTGATCAACTGCGCAGAAGTATGGCCACTTTCAAAGCGAAAGGATTGGTTAGCCAGTTTGAGAAAAAGTTGATCGATGGTATGACTGCAAACGGCTATACAGAAGAATTTGCTAAGCGCGTATTTAAGCAACTTGAAGGTTTTGGAAGTTATGGATTCCCGGAGAGCCATGCCGTCAGTTTTGCACTTCTTGTTTACGTGTCGTCATGGATAAAATGTTATTACCCTGATGTATTTGCAACAGCCCTCTTAAATAGTATGCCTATGGGGTTTTATCAGCCTGCACAGATTGTTATTGATGCTAAAAAGCACGGAGTAGAGGTATGTCCTGTTGATATCAATCTATCTGATTGGGATAACGTTCTTGAGGAAAAACGAGGTAAGTTTTATACAATTCGCCTGGGCTTTCGTCAGGTAAAAGGACTGCATGTGGACGATATGCGGCTGCTGGTCTCAAAGCGTGGACATGGGTACAGGGATATAAATGCACTCGTAGATGCAGGTGTTTCAAATGCAGCTTTGGAGCAATTGGCTGACGCGGATGCATTCAGATCATTAGGGCTTGACAGGCGGCAAGCCCTTTGGCAGGTGTCAGCCCTGGCCGATAGCCCGACAGGGGCATTTATTGGACAGCTATCGGAAACATTTTCAGAGCAAATATCATTACCAACTATGTCTCTTCCTGAGCATGTTATTCAGGACTACAGCAGTACATCTTTGTCATTAAAAGCACATCCGGTCAGTTTTGTGCGGGAGAAGCTTTCCATGTTGGGTGTTGTTGCCAATAATGATTTGGCTGCTTATAATGACGGAGATAGCATAAAGGTAGCCGGATTAGTGCTGGTGCGACAAAGGCCGGGTACAGCCAGCGGTATCGTTTTTATTACTATCGAAGATGAATCAGGAATTGCTAGCCTTGTTGTATTCAGCAAAATTTTTCAGCAATATCGAAAGGAAATTACACAATGTCGGTTGCTGATGGTAGAGGGTAAGCTTCAACGCGAAGGGGAGGTGACACATGTAATTGCCGCACGCTGTCACGATGTTTCCGGGTTGTTGCATAACATGGTCGACTTGCAACAGAAAGCATCAGAAATCCAGACCTTGTCACGGGCCGATGAAGACCGCGAAAATTACAGATCAAAAGACAATAGAGTTATAAAGCAGCGTGTTGTGCAGGCAGAGATATTTCCTGCTGGCAGAAATTTTAAATAA
- a CDS encoding T9SS type A sorting domain-containing protein, with protein MKTIFTLLLSCITLLSAGSPDKIYDKLCEVNKCWKEQPDIAGLNYPVNDNRMEKEWISIHLQLVEQTLRTRSTEHLTTAQKNNRLAALEHLNQYWHSGAFPVNDQYAYRTPIFIDRYDNFCAVGYLVKATGHEDVSRLIASKTNLAYVREMHYPELQDWAYEYGFTIDELAWIQPGYPPETALQGVGRGTDGIVYELAVSANGEQLYVGGEFTEVDSVIVANNIAYVTLQNEIYTWHKMDSGVNGRVNAIVDFDNKVFVAGTFTMASGTVANNVAYWDGTKWNSAGCLAGVVNDLLVYKNELYAVGDFDVCASMSDINFAKWNGTAWLPLNGISGHINTAHVSGNYLVLGGKFSYNNDTVNIIRWEPVNGFIKYNAGIDNEVNDIHEYKGEMYVALSGDVDSASLVKKLDKSSGSWLALKHLPYSGVNGLPALYAFCDVGNDLLVAGNIDYPFSEGNCVQVMDTILLRGKSFGVDSAVYAMADFKNRFIAGGKFKSGSSGWLMPQMNSIAAQKGGVNVTAPERKAVGFAIHPNPSTSGTEVILENDMNANRVRLYDINGKLLCDKILDASKTMLLPQLAAGIYIVELVNEQGIHAVERLSVR; from the coding sequence ATGAAAACCATATTTACACTATTACTGTCCTGCATTACGCTCTTATCTGCAGGAAGCCCGGACAAGATCTATGACAAACTCTGTGAAGTAAACAAATGCTGGAAAGAACAGCCGGATATTGCTGGACTAAATTATCCAGTCAATGATAACAGGATGGAAAAGGAGTGGATAAGTATACATCTGCAACTGGTAGAGCAAACGTTAAGGACAAGGAGTACAGAGCATCTTACAACTGCTCAGAAAAATAACAGGCTGGCAGCTCTTGAACATCTGAACCAATACTGGCACAGCGGTGCGTTTCCCGTTAACGACCAATACGCATACCGTACACCCATATTTATTGACAGGTACGACAACTTTTGTGCGGTAGGCTACCTCGTAAAAGCAACAGGACATGAGGATGTTTCACGCTTGATAGCCTCAAAGACCAACCTGGCTTACGTGCGCGAAATGCATTATCCTGAATTACAGGATTGGGCATACGAATATGGTTTTACTATTGATGAACTGGCATGGATTCAGCCGGGTTATCCACCCGAAACAGCTTTGCAGGGTGTTGGTAGAGGTACGGATGGGATAGTGTATGAACTAGCTGTAAGTGCCAATGGTGAGCAACTTTATGTAGGGGGGGAGTTTACAGAAGTAGACAGCGTTATAGTTGCAAATAATATAGCCTATGTGACATTGCAGAATGAAATATATACCTGGCACAAAATGGACAGTGGTGTAAACGGTAGAGTAAATGCAATTGTCGATTTTGACAATAAGGTGTTTGTGGCAGGAACATTTACAATGGCGAGCGGAACAGTAGCGAATAACGTAGCTTATTGGGATGGTACAAAGTGGAACTCTGCCGGCTGCCTTGCTGGTGTGGTTAATGATCTGTTGGTATATAAAAATGAATTGTATGCAGTTGGTGATTTTGACGTATGTGCATCAATGAGTGACATTAATTTCGCCAAGTGGAATGGTACTGCATGGCTACCGCTAAACGGTATTAGTGGCCATATCAATACAGCTCATGTTTCCGGTAATTACCTGGTCTTGGGTGGGAAATTCAGTTATAACAATGATACTGTAAATATCATCAGGTGGGAGCCTGTGAATGGTTTTATAAAATACAATGCAGGTATTGATAATGAAGTTAATGATATACATGAATATAAAGGTGAAATGTATGTGGCTTTGTCTGGTGATGTTGATTCTGCAAGTCTTGTGAAAAAGCTGGATAAAAGTTCCGGTAGCTGGTTAGCACTGAAACATCTGCCATATAGTGGTGTGAATGGCTTACCTGCATTATATGCTTTTTGTGATGTAGGCAATGATCTGCTGGTCGCCGGGAATATCGATTATCCTTTTAGTGAAGGTAATTGTGTGCAAGTAATGGACACAATACTGCTCAGGGGAAAGTCATTTGGGGTAGATAGTGCTGTCTATGCTATGGCCGATTTTAAGAACAGGTTTATTGCAGGTGGAAAATTCAAAAGTGGCTCGTCAGGCTGGCTTATGCCGCAAATGAACAGTATCGCTGCTCAGAAGGGCGGTGTTAATGTTACAGCACCTGAACGCAAGGCAGTAGGTTTTGCAATACATCCCAACCCTTCTACGTCAGGTACTGAGGTGATATTAGAAAACGATATGAATGCAAACAGGGTAAGGTTGTATGATATAAATGGTAAACTGCTATGTGATAAAATTCTGGATGCCTCAAAGACGATGTTGTTACCACAATTGGCCGCAGGTATATATATAGTTGAGCTGGTAAATGAGCAGGGCATTCATGCAGTAGAACGTTTGTCTGTCAGGTAA
- a CDS encoding 2,3,4,5-tetrahydropyridine-2,6-dicarboxylate N-succinyltransferase yields the protein MKDLILAAYADRELLKENKYKDAVRAVIEEVDKGRLRTAEPTTDGWQVNQWVKQAILLYFGIQPMQTWDVEPFEFYDKMLLKKDYASMGVRAVPHAVARYGAYLAKNVVLMPSYVNIGAYVDEGTMVDTWATVGSCAQIGKHVHLSGGVGIGGVLEPLQASPVIIEDGCFIGSRCIVVEGVHVEKEAVLGANVVLTQSTKIIDVSGSEPVEYKGRVPARSVVIPGSYSKKFPAGEYSVSCALIIGQRKESTDKKTSLNDALREFNVSV from the coding sequence ATGAAAGATCTGATACTGGCAGCTTATGCCGATAGAGAATTGCTGAAAGAAAATAAATACAAAGATGCCGTACGTGCTGTGATAGAAGAGGTAGATAAAGGCCGCCTGCGTACAGCAGAGCCAACCACTGATGGCTGGCAGGTGAATCAGTGGGTAAAGCAGGCTATACTACTGTACTTTGGCATACAGCCCATGCAGACATGGGATGTTGAACCGTTTGAATTCTATGATAAAATGCTCCTGAAAAAGGACTATGCTTCTATGGGTGTCCGTGCCGTGCCTCATGCTGTAGCCCGTTATGGCGCTTACCTGGCCAAAAATGTGGTGTTAATGCCATCGTATGTAAACATAGGCGCTTATGTAGATGAAGGTACCATGGTAGACACATGGGCTACCGTAGGTTCCTGCGCACAGATAGGCAAACATGTGCACCTGAGTGGCGGTGTAGGCATTGGTGGTGTGCTTGAGCCGCTACAGGCCAGCCCTGTTATTATTGAAGATGGTTGCTTCATCGGTTCGCGCTGCATAGTAGTAGAAGGAGTACATGTAGAGAAAGAAGCTGTATTGGGCGCCAACGTGGTACTGACCCAAAGCACCAAGATAATAGATGTGAGCGGCAGCGAACCTGTAGAATATAAGGGGCGTGTACCGGCTCGCAGCGTGGTAATACCCGGTAGCTACAGCAAGAAGTTCCCTGCCGGTGAATATAGTGTTAGCTGTGCCCTTATCATTGGTCAGCGTAAAGAATCTACAGATAAGAAAACAAGCCTGAATGATGCATTAAGAGAGTTTAATGTATCTGTATAG